A portion of the Halobacterium hubeiense genome contains these proteins:
- a CDS encoding DUF4238 domain-containing protein — translation MPEYKNQHYVPKHYLQGWAKDEKISVYHIEDGQIPVKTSISNVCSEDYLYGNATHVEQELQKIEGLHQEPLEALRSGNYLTEMNRRERLLLLSFIGTQRTRHKRVRADIDAGDGILREGFRIDMEDGVYDDRIEWKDHIDSVDDKQDSLVDAAALGIHLNMILQGIFGFLVFGDLDGVMLRNPGGGEFLFSDTPIVLDNPAFKSSGGAGLVEGGLQIYCPIDPKRVLFLYDPRVYSVDSNYRGQVLLKSREAVDEVNLMQFHNAENIVLHDSCSEDYLDSLAERMDEYRSREGHVAEIEVDGEIEEVPSIPSHQVPAKSPNIPGCTRRNTRYVEERKRTQKKKMEQVVGSIYRDAFGAADVAVLLAIRKMNEYVGSSEKV, via the coding sequence ATGCCTGAGTACAAGAACCAGCACTACGTCCCAAAACACTACCTTCAGGGTTGGGCCAAAGACGAAAAAATCAGCGTTTACCACATCGAGGACGGACAAATCCCTGTCAAAACCTCTATTAGCAACGTTTGTTCTGAGGACTATCTGTACGGCAACGCGACTCACGTCGAACAAGAGCTACAAAAAATCGAGGGACTACATCAAGAACCGTTAGAGGCACTTCGAAGCGGCAATTACCTAACTGAGATGAATCGCCGTGAAAGACTGCTTCTTCTCTCCTTCATAGGCACTCAAAGAACACGGCACAAACGGGTACGAGCAGATATTGATGCCGGTGACGGAATCCTTCGGGAGGGATTCAGAATCGACATGGAAGACGGAGTATACGATGATCGAATCGAATGGAAAGACCACATCGACAGCGTAGACGATAAGCAAGATTCGCTCGTTGATGCCGCTGCTCTTGGAATACATCTAAACATGATTCTTCAAGGTATATTCGGATTCCTCGTTTTTGGTGATCTGGATGGAGTAATGCTTCGAAACCCAGGTGGTGGAGAATTTCTATTCTCTGACACTCCAATTGTCTTGGATAACCCAGCGTTCAAGTCAAGCGGTGGTGCAGGACTGGTGGAGGGAGGACTGCAGATTTACTGCCCGATTGACCCCAAGCGAGTGCTTTTCCTGTACGATCCAAGAGTTTACTCTGTCGATTCGAACTATCGAGGGCAGGTCTTGTTGAAGTCCCGGGAAGCAGTAGATGAAGTGAACCTGATGCAGTTCCACAACGCCGAAAACATCGTGTTACATGACTCCTGCAGCGAAGATTACCTAGACAGTTTAGCTGAGAGAATGGACGAGTACAGGTCAAGGGAAGGTCATGTAGCAGAGATTGAGGTTGATGGAGAGATCGAAGAAGTTCCAAGCATTCCGTCCCATCAAGTCCCCGCGAAATCGCCGAATATTCCCGGATGTACTCGGCGAAATACCCGGTATGTAGAAGAACGTAAACGAACGCAGAAAAAGAAGATGGAGCAAGTAGTGGGCAGCATCTATAGAGATGCGTTTGGTGCTGCGGATGTAGCCGTCCTCTTGGCTATACGAAAGATGAACGAGTATGTTGGTTCTTCTGAGAAGGTGTAG